The window GTTATTTTGCTGGCAATCAATGCAATACAAATCTTAcgctattttattttattatatggttttaGCTCGTGAATGATCAATGCGTGAAGAGAAGAGGAGCCTCGTCTTCGTCTTCAGAGAATCAAAATGCAAAAGAAGAACCTAAGAAAGATTTAAGAAGTCGAGGTTTATGTCTTGTTCCAATCTCCTACACACTCCAGGTCGGCAGTGACAATGGCGCCGACTATTGGGCTCCGACACTCGGCTCCGCCAGTTTTCACTGAGCCTATGAAATTATACCACGTGGAATTCCAACGTTAGAGAAAATGATATAACATCACGAGCAGTCAATCTAACGAGAAACCAACAAACTGAGTTTCCAAGACTGATTGCTCATGATGCTATACAAAGTACTTGGTTTAATAATCTGCTAAAGAATTTGCGTTTGGCGTTTCATCATTTGTTGTTGTGTAATCAGATGATCAAAGCATATTCTGTCTTTTAGGATACTGTTTGTTAATGTTTTTACTGGTTCGTTTAATTTGTGGTTAAGTACTCGAAGCAAAGCGAACATAAACTTGTCTTCAAAGGATTGTTAGATCGAAAAGCTAGGCCTGGTCCATGAAAAGCCTAAATAGTTAAGGTGGTCTGTTTAAATGCTCTGGCTCTTGTTTCAATCTCTCTGAaagtacaaaaataaaactctcctctttttttttcctctgaAAGTTTCAAGAAAAGCTTTTCTTTGGTTccgtttcttttttctttggttCCGTTTCTTCACATTGTTTATTTTCATGCTACAAAAATGACGCTTTTCCTCTATGCAACTACGACGAGTTAACAATCGATTGGTTCGTGCGGTTCCCAATCCACCATTACCCAAACATGGTAAGAGCGATAACCCTACAAGACAACCGCGTCTCCATGTTACTGATTGATGAAACATGGTTTTGGTTTAATCTTCGATTCCAAAGGCATGGTTCAATTCCTAATATCGATTGGTTTAGTATGGTTTTAGTTTGATATTTTGTTTCTCAAACCGGTTCAGTTCAGTTTCAAACCTTGCCACGACTTAATCCAGTTGTTGGTTCGATTCAGGGCCAGCTCACAAGGGGACAAACGGTGCGATCGTTCCAGATCCAAATGTTCCCCGTATAGTAATAATTAAAgggttcaatttttttataaatctatattttatatataataaataaaattaaaaaggatctaaaattatttgatatgtatatagttttattttcattacaaaatatacaaaatattactgattaaaattttaaaatatattaaacattatctaatataaattttagaggataaatttttttttttggccccTAACAATGTTGAGCCAGTCCTGGTTCGATTTCAGCTTTGTAAGAATCAGATTAGATTTGTCCAAATCAAATACTTAATAATATTCCGGTTCGAGTTTGAGCAGTGGGAAAAATACAAAGAGTGCGTTTTGTGGTTCCATTACACTAAACCCATCTTAGTAAGATACAAAAAACAAAGTGAACAAGGGGAGTAACTTTAGCCCAAGTTAATACATAAGAACCGATAGAACCATGATAATCGGTTCAATTGCCCATAATCCATGAGAAGATAGAAAAAAGAAGGCCCAGAAAACGCCTGCAGAAGGCAAATGAAACCCAGAAGAGTTGGTAAAGACTCGTTAGCTCCTGTCTTCCTCAAGGAAagaaattttgatttgaaatataaaatgcATGTTCTACTATCAAGAATTGAAAATATGGCTATTTTGTTTTAGTCTTTTAGACATATTACTGGGTATTTGCGAAGATAACTAAACAATATATTTACTGGatggatatgcattcacaattTTGTTAGCGGAGTTTTGGTATAAAATTCCTTTTAAAAGttcttttgatttgaatatatataaaagaaattagCATACAGTGTTAGATAATATTATTGTGAtctttcttttgtaaaattatttttctacgATTTAGTCagctataaaatatttaattaatagaaagTTTATTGAACAGACAATAACTAACCTAgcttttaccaaaaagaaaagaaaaataactaGCCTAGCATTTTCCTAGCATAACAATAAATGGCATTGCTTCCATGTGTATTAATTTGTTAGTAGATAAGTAGTATTATTCAATTATGAATATTCAACATATTTAAGTACATATAGTTGTATTGGATAAATTtctcattttatatatgttCTCTTTTCCGGTGGATCATATTATTGAGAAACATAATATATAGTGGATTAAGAGGGGTTATCCATAACACCCGATCCAACaacaaattatataagaaaacatatttatgCAGAAGATGACAAAATTAAAAATCGtctcttacttttttttattccaAATCACAAAAACTACAGAATCTTCCCACTCAATGAAAGCATACcaacaaataataaaagaagatttgaagaaaaaacaataagataaaaaaaataagagctGAGCGTTTTTTCTTTTCATACATCATAAAAAAATGATGTTCTAATTTTGTTACAGGTAATTATTAATTaggtaaatttaaatatttaatatagattATTATGATAAATAGTACTACTAATAATAATTCTAGAACAGtttatacaatataaaatatataataattaatttatatatactgtATCTGTAATAAACATCTAATATAATATTCGAAACCAGAACGATGACTTTATCTACAATATTCTAGTTATTAATCCCATTAAATGTTACAcctattaatttatagaaatcatATAATCAAACTccaaatttaatataaaagttttaaacatttaataaataaagtaaaactattttgaaaaaaaattttatagtgACTAGACCTTACCGCAAGTGGTGTCTCAAATCCAGAaaagttccttttttttttgaagagttGTGGTACCACCACGCCGACAGAAAATCGAACATGCGATCTCTAACAGTCGTTTATGAGAAAGAGACCGCTGGAATACAAGCTCTTCTCAAGTTTTAAAGATTTGGtcacttttttttgtcacaaagatACTTAAATTTAAAAGCCCAAAGAGGCAAAGTCAACCCACTAGAAGAGATTACACAGAAGCAGCTCTAAAAGCATGTTTAGCCAAAGAGTCTGCTCTTTCATTGTTCTTGCGAGGAATATGAGAAAAGACGATAAAATCAAACTCAGAGGAGATTTCTTAAATATCTCTGACGATACCCACAATTTCCTTCATTTGCTATTTGTTGTTGATTGCTGCTATGAGCGTTGAGCTGTCGGAGCAAACTCTGAGCTTTGAGAGCTTCATTGTTGCCGCCAATGCAGAGACCCGATCGGACTTCTAGTGCTTCTGCGATTAGTGGGGAATTGACAAAATCTTGTGTTGTGTGTCCTCGATCTTGCACTGGATTCACTAAACCTGTGAAAATCCAAGCAAGTCCCGCTTTGCGCTGACCTTTATCCCACGCTGCATCTGTTTGACATTCAATTAGATCTTGTCGGAGCGAGATCTGGTCATATCGGTAAGGAGGTAGCTTCTTCCCCTTGGTCTGCTGTCCTTGTTGAGCTTGCTTCCATTCTCTTGTTAGCCCTAAAGCTTTTGCTGCGACCTCTTCAGGTGCCCAGCTCTTGTCTTCAAAGATGAGCATGTTTCGTTTTTTTCAGATCATCCAACAGATCCAGGACATGATATTTGTCGTTACTCTTGCCGGTAGGAGACATATCGCTTTACGGAACCAGGTGATGGCTATTTTGAAAGTCTCACCTACAACTATGTCAACTATGTGTTTAAGAGGGATCTGAGCCCAGACTTTCCGAGCAAACTCGCAGAAAAAAAAGGTATGCATCAGTGTTTCAGGTTCCTTACATCTTGGACAGCAAACTTCTGAACTCATTCCTCTTTTTGCAAGTTTTCTCTTAATGGTATAGCTCATTAGAAGACGTACCATATAAATACTTTCAGTTTTGGGGAGTATTCCTCCGCCTAAAGGTCTTTAATCTAATTAATTTTCACTAAAACTCAGCGTTTAATACCACAATATGTAGTAAAACACTAATATTTTCAGCAATATACAATATACTAATACCATATAACTTAATTCCCATGTTAATATTTCAGCAAGTGGGGATAGGTGGCTATGATTAGCTTAGATGCCTTCATGTCTAAGCTCTAAGGTTCATGGCCCATTCCGAAAGCTGCTTTAAGAAAccccaaaaatgaaaaattatctaaaataataataacaacaatctaattttgttttaaatataaattaaaacaatgaGACTGAAAAAAACAAAGCACTAGTTTTCGAAACAAGgcgtatattatatatatagctatATAGCCTATATTACTGGAATGGCTTTGTCGTGTGTCGCTTTCGCCAATTATTAGTTTCGAGTTGAAACCTCGTGTCGTTTCCATGTATTATTCCTTCTTGACGACTTACACGCGCTGTCGTTTTCGATTCAGTTGTGTGGCTACCGGCTACTACAATCGTAGTGGTATTCCAAAGGAAAACTCATAAGATTGtttcttataaaatataacagcataaaactttcttttgaagaaagtaaaagaagcgtatacaattttcttttgattAATGAGATATACAAATTATCCACAATTAATATATCCTACTATGTATATGTTTCTTATGATATTCTTTCAGTTTTACAATGAATACTAGCTAGTCATTTCTAGATTTTAAGATCATCGATTCGGTGAATACGGTTAATAATGTTCCCTAATTCACAAAAAGTAGCATCAGTTAATTACAAACTCAAAAATCTTTCGATGTTCGATCAACAAACGTTAGTAAATGACCATACATTGGACTAAAAGACCTTTTGGTATACGAGCTTGTGGTCTATTTGTGGAGTAACACGTATAAGAAGTTTCCAACGACAACAAAGTAAATGTTGATCGCCACGTACGAATATGTCTTTTCCTTTAATTTGTTGGATCGCCTTAGTGGCTACGGCAACGGTCTAAATTTGCTATCAACTTTAAAGACATGACTCaactaatatatcatattaaattTATGAAAAGCTTTGGAGGACATATACACTTAGGGACAATCTAATCATAGTTAATGTTGCATCTGATTGGATATTGGGCATGATGTTTCAAACGCAATTATCATTAAAATGTGTGATATTCTATTGAAAGATATAGTAAGTTGTTTTAAATAAAGGTAAGCgtaaatacaaagaaaaaatatcaaCTCCAGACCATTTCCACTTTAATATATGTAATCAAGTGAAAACATAATTCACATAAAATGTGTATATGTATACACTCTTTCTAACAAAAACATAATTACAGTACAAGGAATTATTGTTTTGACCAAAGTTGCATACACGATTTTCTTCCTGTTAAATACTATCACAATCTTATAACACAAATGCAAATACATTAACAGAAAACGTATAAATACAGAGATGGTTATCAAATAATTAATTGTAtactataatataaatattgaaGGTTCAGACCAGGTTATAACTTACAAAGGATTCACTGATTATTTGATTAGGGGTACCAGCATAGGTCAGTCTCTCTTGCTGACACAGATCGGTACTTGTCTAGAATTGCGATTAAGAAATCTAACTCATGTACGCGTAATATTTATAGTTCTTGAACTGTATACATGTGTTTAATTTCTAAGAACttgattataaatattatttgttaaCTATTGTAGATGTAATAAAACTTAAATGTAAAGTCTTAAGAAAATGATAGTTCTCTAGAGCTGggtaaaaaaattgtaaagttGTAGTATATTTTGTTACGAGCAAAACTCTTTAAGTTGCTCGCCATGCTCGTAGATCAGCCTGCCAGAAAACGGCTATACTCATAAAAAGCTCACGAATGATATTTGGTTTACTTAATTCACACTCACTTTTGAAACGTTGTAACCACCATAACTACAATTCGGTTGCTTACTCTAGAGTTAAAGGCAAGCTTATTTTACCCTCAACTTCATTTCCATCATTAACGGTTAGATATGCATGTGATATGATATGGATAACTAAGCTCtaacaaaatgatttttttaagaaataaagCAATTAAATCATACAGAGAAGACTTCTTTATTGGCGACTACTCCAACCTCTTAACGAGAAAGAAAAATCTTTTGTCTAAAGTTGTGGTTTTAGCCTTTAGGTTGTTTCTCTTtctttacatttattttatcatatacaatatcctttttcatttttatattaaatatattattttccttATCCTTTAAATACGCTCAACTTCTTTCTTCCATTGCAACCCAAAATTACAAGAGTGCGACTACAGACgagcaaaagaagaagaacaaaaatataatatcctctaggaaatttttttttttaaatggaagcTTCTATACCAAAGAGAGACTTATACACAGAAATAGAAGAAAACGCTCAAGTCGCAGCCAAGAGACTTTGGAAAGTCGTGCGGATCGTCTTCTGCGTTTTGAAAACCGGTACGGTCAAAAACAAGCTCATGCTTGACTTAAACCTAATGCTCAAGAGAGGCAACAAAGCCATCACTAACCTCCGCCGCCGACGTTCTAGCTTCACTGGCGGCGCTGACGTTACCTCATCCGCACGCGTCCGTGACTACGAGTTCAGCTGCAGTACCACCCCAGCGAATGATCCTTTTGCCTATAGGTGCAAACGCAAACGCCGCGTCCACGGCGGTATTGACAAAGAAGACGCGGTGACGGAAGCGGTTAAGAAGGTTTTTGAGTTGTTAGGAGAGAATGACACGAATGCGGCGGCCATGGTGGGGGTAGCGGCTAAAGAGTCTCCATTGATGGCGTTTCCAGCGGTGAGAGTGACGGATTCACCGTTTCCATTAGACGACGGAGGAGACCATGATCACGTGGTGGATAAAGCGGCGGAGGAGTTTATAAAGAAGTTTTATAAGAACCTTAAGTTGCAAAAGAAGATGGGGAACGCGTTAGAGTCGCCGTACCACGACGGTTGGGTTAGGTGATGCGTGCCTTTAGTGACCAAAGATTGCTTCATGACTCATGCACAAATGAAATAATAAGGGCAATATTGAGTGGAACAGTGATTTTCAAgttttcttagatatatttcCCTTCGAGTGTTGTTGTATACTTCGATTTGACTTATGTTTGTCTCTTCggtaaaatatgtaaacatggctgtgtatatattttcttatcatAGTGAAAAAAATACTATATTGGTGAGTCTATCAATTCCATAATAACGTCATCTCTCTCATAAATTAATTACAATATGTAATCATTTgtaatactttaaaatatacatatcatCCATGCCATGTAGCATAGCAGTTTACGCTAGCGTTCACTCGAGTTAACTCGCATATTTTAACCAAGAAGTAAATCTAATCAAATTAATGAATGATTTTGAGACATAAAAAAGGTGCtatcttttctgtttttatGCAGAATACATATTGAATAGCATTAGTGAACTAATACAACGTAGATAGTATGTTTCTCCTGtcacaaacaaaaataagtatatattatatgataatttGATATGTTAAGCAGGCACAAAACAGTAAAGATTTGTATAAACTGAgggaaaaaaagaagagaaaatattAAGTTACAATGTCGCTCTCAAGTTGTTCATCGAGCAACTATATCGCTTCGAAAAATTCAATTTGGTTCATAACTTCATATAAAAATTGCTGGTGGAGGCAATTTATTACGACATGTTACCTATTGAAAAAACGTGATTCTCAGGTATTAAAACACCTAACGTCTTATCTCTTTATTCATTCACCAAGTCGCCAGTCCTTAGCTTTTTTAATGAATTCTTGTAGTGTGTCCAATTGAAACCGGTTAAATCTTATCTAAATACCAAGAATATTATAcagtatataatttgtatagtCGTAAAATAAATGTagcatataatatatttgatacATGGAAAATTAATATGTTCCTCACTTCCCCCTGTTTTTTTagtacaaatattttatttaaatagtttaaatttatttgacaaaaaatcacacatcattGAAAGTACTGATTAGATATTCTTACAACAAATCAAATTTGAACGAAAATGAATATATGCACTATATAATTAGAGTTTTACGATCAGAAGTAGAAGAAAAAGTCAGTAACACAGTAAACcagtttttgtgtgtttatgatCATTCTACAATTCTTTTAAGagtgtttttattatttaattattttgttatcCTGATTGATGTATCCTGCATACCATTCGATTTATGTCCTTTGTCACAGTACACAACAATCGAAGATACAAGGGCTTTAAATGTTTACAACCGTTACGCactgcaccgcagttaacattaacaaaaatctctacatatatcatatatctatacgtttttataattgttaaaatcgtaccgcagttgaaccgcttgtcccgcaccgttCAAACCGCAATCACCACTCGGAGCCCAAATCTTTCCTTTGAAACCTTTTTGGGCTTGGCCTTCTCAACAACAGGCTTCACCTTCCTAACCACAATAGTCACTGCCAATTGCTTTCTCCTAAAAGCCCGCCTGTTTCTATTATTTCTCGTCTAAGCTCCTCAACTGGATCACCAACGGTCACTTCCACTATTGTGTGATACATACAAATTTGTAACAAAACTTGGATATCTACTCAAATATAGATGTAgtcatataaatttttgttttagaaaGGTAGTTACTTAGATGTCCAGTTATTTGATTAGAGTACAAATTTAAagtgtttcttaaaaaaaaaatactttttccACATTTGAATgctttatattttagttttctatttaaaaattgatgtttaaaatataatctatactattaaattaggatcATGACCTATTGATATATGTTGTGTCCAACTTAAATTATAACTGATCTAAATATTAAACGAATCTAGCTTCTTTCAATACTAATGCACGctcttattatttttatttttttgtttgagaaaGGCATGATCTTATCCTTCAAGAGCAGTTATTTTTCTCTGTCCAGTAACCACTTCTATTTATTGATAACCTTTTTACACATGATTTCTCATCATCATCCTAACACTAAACGCTTATTGAGCAAATGTTAGTGTTGTGAACAGAAAATGATGATAATCCCACCGACACAAATGAGGTATACTAATTTCTGAAAAATCATGGTTATAATGTAATCTAATTTGATAAACCAGCTTAGCGAACTGGGTTGATAAAACCCATTTTACAGTAACTCATCGTAAACATCTAAGCCGAAGTAATcgaccaaaaataaaaaaatttattacccTTTTTCAgatgttttataaaaaagtcaTGTTCGAGAACTCGGCCTCGACAGCCGATTAGTCGCCAGAAAATCATGGAGTGGTCAGGAACCATGGTGATTTGGTGTTAActgagaaataaataaaaaactgaaagaactcaatttttttttgtagattttaAGCTTATAATCACATGTATACTTTAGATTCGTTATATTGTGACTGAAACCTGCAGGAATAACAAGAGAAATCAgcgaaaaatgaaaacatttcttatcctattaaattaaaatagaatttattatttaaaaaagattatttagCAAAATAGCATCTTGGaattttagatttaaatattttatacaaaattataaacaatGTATGTTAccatgtttaatattttttacaatgtTTTGAAAACTGTCTCCTGACATTTACTCTACATTGTAGATGGATCAATGGCCAAACCGGTTAAAcgggttttaaattttaattcagttttaaattaaatagcTATATATGTATAAGTgcaatcataaaattattttgataaaaatttatattatagttggaatctaaaaataaaatgaaaaattcaaaaattaatataaaaatatgatgaGACTAATCTATTTAGATAGATATTAGAAAAcactataaaattttatgtttttttaaatcacgttttatttattttaacttgAATTCGAGAAACCGAGTTTTGATATTGAATCGAATCACCAATTTTAATGAGTTTGACCCATTTATGACTAGATTTGTCAGTTTAATTTAAATCTGGTTTTAGCACAATCTTGAACGGCTTAAAAGAGCGGGTCACAGTCCAGCTGGTCCAGTCCGCTAACTCAAATATGGGTTTTAGCAAAACATATCGTCTTCCATATGTAGAAATTTtcattaccaaaaaaatatttaacacatgtagagaaaaataaatcatatgtAAACAAATCTAATACCATTTTCCAAAACTTTGAAATTTAAATGTTACAAATGGTGTATCCTATAAAGTAATTGACATTATTCAATCACAATATAGGGTAAGTATGTTATGATAAGGGATAACATAGGATTACTTCTATAGGTGCCGATTTTCACAAAACCtcttactaataattttaaaaactattttacacaaatataactacaaagaaaaatataaatatgattacaaagaaaaatacaaatataaaaattaatttttttttttaaaaaaacaaaaaagtatacccgcccttttgaaagggcggatcaaaatctagttaatacattaaatttaaaaactaaaacataaattaaaatgtaaaaatatgaattgtacattaattttgatattttccaTCGATAAAAATTGaagtaaaatagatttttaaaaagtaagCGGGCAAAAGGTTGACTCAGTTAATATTATCTTTTGTTTGTTATATACACCAAAGTTGCGGCGAACCAAAATAGTTTAAAATCCTTCAAATGATCAAATATACCTTGGTCAAAGGCTAAATAATACCAAATTGATCTAGCATATAATTAATCTCTCCCCTAATCTATTCAAATATTACAACCTGCAAGAAAACAAATTCAATAATTTATTTGTACTGTATATCTTTAGTATAGCATATTTTAGTGTTTATattaaacacacacaaattGGTCTACTGTCTCGTGTTATAACCAAGTAATCTTGGTCCAGTGGTAAATGGCTCACAACTGTGAGTACCGCTTTGGGTTCGATTTTCTTTGTTATCAGCAGCACTTTAGGTGGTAAGAAAATGTGAATCATGCGAGTCTTGTAGTGATTAGTTTTGGACGTAAAAAGCCTTTAGGATCAACACtgtggttataaaaaaaaagaatttgtatTCTCTACACACTAAATCTATCATATTTGCATTCCATATCCTATTTTTCACCAATTTTCATCCCcctatcattattatttttctccCATTCTATTATATCCCACTAACtttagtatattgagctaatttgctccAAAAAAAAATGCCAGCGATATTACTATGTCCAACATCTTATTTTTGtgggttatcaaaaaaaaaatgtcaacgATATTACTATGTCCAACATCTTATTTTTGTGGCAGCCCAACATGTTATGAAGCCGTTGGGCCGGATTTAAGGATTTCAATGTTAGTCCATTCACTCAATTCGAAACAAATGGAGGATAAAGTTAATGCTAAGTCTTCATCACAGTGAATTTACAGCCCAATACTATATACAGCTTGAAAATGCtattaaaatactattttctTTGACGTCTTAAATCATTAAATTCTACATTTTAATAATACTGCTTTAAACGGAATTAGAAACTATCATCTTTTTCTTGTTGACCAAAAATGTAATAAACTATTATATTGTATTGGTTGAATTGAAATATGCCCGTGTGGGGAGCTAACAGTTTCAGCACCATTAGATTCTCAATTATCTCATTATTAAACCCTAACTAATTTCTAAGTTATGCAGTAATAAGTTTAAAATATGCCTTTCAAGTCAACTCTCaattataattatgaaaatattgattGTGTAATTATTATTAGTAGTAATATTCGTCAGATCTTAATTAATTAAGATATCTTTTAATTACTTTCAGTTCATTAGTGGTCCCAATTCGATTGACCCATGTTGTTTTGATCTCATTAGCCTTTCATTAATTAAGATCTTTCAGTAAATTTGGATACTCTAGATATCATATAACATTAATTTTATACATAGACAATCAAAAGCATGTATATTTACATgagagaaaaatatttattagggGATTCGAATCATAGGAGCGCATGTCTTGGTTATAACCACATGTGTTCGATATTTTACGACATCATAGAAATACATTTCCTGAGAGTAAAACAACGATACATAATTAAaaccatgtttttgtttttttttcattgataAACAATCCAAAGATTCAAAGGGGGTtcaaactgtttttttaatctCGTTGATTTAACGTTGATTTTGTCTTTGTTATATAAACATAATGCACTATACATTACACTCAGTTATATGGAAAAGCGTCGAGCATTAGTTTTCGAACAAAACGATTAGAGGAGACTAAATTATATCGACCCCTCCAAATCTTATCAAAATCTTATCTTCATCATTAAAAATGATCGA of the Brassica rapa cultivar Chiifu-401-42 chromosome A03, CAAS_Brap_v3.01, whole genome shotgun sequence genome contains:
- the LOC103861871 gene encoding uncharacterized protein LOC103861871 yields the protein MEASIPKRDLYTEIEENAQVAAKRLWKVVRIVFCVLKTGTVKNKLMLDLNLMLKRGNKAITNLRRRRSSFTGGADVTSSARVRDYEFSCSTTPANDPFAYRCKRKRRVHGGIDKEDAVTEAVKKVFELLGENDTNAAAMVGVAAKESPLMAFPAVRVTDSPFPLDDGGDHDHVVDKAAEEFIKKFYKNLKLQKKMGNALESPYHDGWVR